The following are encoded together in the Cyanobacterium aponinum PCC 10605 genome:
- a CDS encoding YcjF family protein: MKLPSVRDTAKKALNLFRVDEEEIKKILAEVRSQLPTTEALLIGKPQAGKSSIVRGLTGVGKEIVGQGFRPHTQHTERYAYPSEDLPLLIFTDTVGLGDINNSTEVIIEELTAELERESKKARILILTVKINDFATDSLKMVAENLQKKYPQIPCLLVVTSLHELYPNCDTNHPDYPPTFSEIDRAFIEIKNTFQGLFDQAVLIDFTLEEDEYNPVFYGLEALRDSLAELLPSAEAQTIHKLLDQTVDSQLGSIYRDVARRYILAFSIMAGTVAAVPLPFATMPVLTALEVTMVGVLGQLYGQKISASQAGGILSAIAGGFLAQAIGRELIKFVPGFGSVVAASWAGAYTWALGEGACVYFGDLMGGKKPDPNQIKEVMKDAFDNAKKKFK, encoded by the coding sequence ATGAAACTGCCTTCTGTCAGAGACACCGCTAAAAAAGCACTTAATTTATTTCGAGTTGACGAAGAGGAAATAAAAAAAATATTAGCAGAAGTGCGATCGCAACTTCCCACTACTGAAGCTCTTTTGATTGGAAAACCACAAGCAGGAAAAAGCTCTATTGTGAGGGGATTAACTGGGGTAGGAAAGGAAATTGTGGGGCAGGGGTTTCGCCCTCATACTCAACATACCGAGCGTTATGCTTATCCTTCGGAAGATTTACCTCTATTAATTTTTACTGATACCGTTGGTTTAGGAGATATAAATAACAGTACAGAGGTCATAATTGAAGAATTAACGGCTGAATTAGAGCGAGAAAGCAAAAAAGCCAGAATATTAATTCTTACGGTGAAAATTAACGATTTCGCTACGGATAGCCTTAAGATGGTAGCGGAAAATCTCCAGAAAAAATATCCTCAGATTCCTTGCTTACTGGTAGTTACATCGTTACATGAACTTTACCCTAATTGTGACACTAATCACCCTGATTATCCCCCCACTTTTTCTGAAATAGATAGGGCATTTATAGAAATTAAAAATACTTTTCAAGGATTATTTGACCAAGCTGTTTTAATTGATTTTACCCTAGAAGAAGATGAATATAATCCTGTTTTTTATGGTTTAGAAGCCCTAAGAGATTCTTTAGCGGAGTTATTACCTTCTGCTGAAGCTCAAACAATTCACAAGTTATTAGATCAAACAGTGGACTCTCAATTAGGAAGCATTTATAGAGATGTGGCTAGGCGTTATATCCTAGCCTTTTCCATTATGGCTGGTACGGTTGCGGCAGTGCCTTTACCTTTTGCTACGATGCCCGTTTTAACTGCCTTAGAAGTGACGATGGTGGGGGTATTAGGTCAACTTTATGGACAGAAAATCAGCGCTTCTCAAGCAGGTGGTATTTTAAGTGCGATCGCAGGAGGATTTTTAGCACAAGCCATAGGTAGAGAGTTAATTAAGTTTGTACCGGGATTTGGTTCTGTGGTAGCCGCTTCTTGGGCTGGTGCTTATACATGGGCTTTAGGGGAAGGGGCTTGTGTTTATTTTGGAGATTTAATGGGGGGCAAAAAACCAGATCCAAATCAAATTAAGGAAGTTATGAAAGATGCTTTTGATAATGCG
- the pntB gene encoding Re/Si-specific NAD(P)(+) transhydrogenase subunit beta, with the protein MSQNLITVAYIGASALFILSLAGLSNQETAQKGNIYGISGMAIAFIATAFSPQVTNYTTLIGAIIPAVIIGAILASRVAMTAMPELVAILHSFVGLAAVLVGVGNYLQPESGLVGAEAFIHQIEIYVGVFIGAVTFTGSIVAFGKLRAIISSKPLMLPARHLLNIGMLGATIYLGYDFLHSEFGLQPLLIMTGIACLLGIHLVAAIGGADMPVVISMLNSYSGWAAAAAGFMLNNDLLIITGALVGSSGAILSYIMCKAMNRSFISVILGGFGEGSSNKSNSAQKQEVGEAVATNVEEVADLLVNAKNVIITPGYGMAVAQAQHGVSEITKLLRDRKINVRFGIHPVAGRLPGHMNVLLAEANVPYDIVLEMDEINEDFSETDVVLVIGANDTVNPSALEDPNSAIAGMPVLEVWKAENSIVMKRSLATGYAGVDNPLFYKENTKMLFGDAKANVDALLVALREKTSKGKANNKVLVTA; encoded by the coding sequence ATGAGTCAGAATTTAATTACAGTAGCGTATATTGGTGCTAGTGCTTTGTTTATCCTTAGTCTAGCAGGGTTATCTAATCAAGAAACTGCCCAGAAAGGTAATATATACGGAATTTCGGGAATGGCGATCGCATTTATTGCCACAGCATTTAGTCCACAAGTAACAAACTATACCACGTTGATAGGGGCGATTATTCCTGCGGTAATTATTGGGGCAATCTTAGCCAGTAGAGTGGCGATGACGGCGATGCCGGAGTTAGTAGCAATTCTGCATAGTTTTGTCGGTTTAGCCGCCGTTTTAGTGGGAGTAGGTAATTACTTACAACCTGAATCAGGGTTAGTGGGTGCAGAGGCCTTTATTCATCAAATAGAGATTTATGTAGGAGTATTTATCGGTGCGGTTACTTTTACTGGTTCAATTGTCGCTTTTGGTAAATTAAGAGCAATCATTAGTTCAAAACCTTTGATGTTACCGGCTAGACATCTACTGAATATAGGAATGTTAGGCGCAACCATTTATTTGGGTTATGATTTTCTTCACTCCGAATTTGGCTTACAACCTCTCCTCATTATGACGGGTATTGCTTGTTTGTTAGGAATCCATCTTGTTGCCGCTATTGGTGGGGCAGACATGCCAGTGGTTATCTCTATGTTAAATAGTTATTCTGGATGGGCTGCGGCGGCCGCAGGTTTTATGCTCAATAATGATTTATTAATTATTACTGGTGCTTTAGTGGGTAGTAGTGGGGCGATTTTAAGTTATATCATGTGTAAAGCGATGAATCGTTCTTTTATTAGTGTTATTTTAGGAGGATTTGGCGAAGGAAGTTCTAACAAGAGTAATTCTGCTCAAAAACAAGAAGTGGGAGAAGCTGTTGCTACTAATGTGGAAGAAGTTGCTGATTTATTAGTTAATGCTAAAAATGTCATCATTACCCCCGGTTATGGCATGGCTGTTGCTCAAGCACAACACGGAGTTTCTGAAATTACTAAGTTATTGCGCGATCGCAAAATTAATGTTCGTTTTGGTATTCACCCCGTAGCAGGACGTTTACCCGGTCATATGAATGTATTGTTAGCAGAAGCAAATGTTCCCTATGACATTGTTTTAGAAATGGACGAAATTAACGAAGATTTTTCTGAGACTGATGTGGTTTTAGTGATTGGAGCAAATGATACTGTTAATCCTAGCGCTTTAGAAGACCCCAATAGTGCGATCGCAGGTATGCCTGTATTAGAAGTATGGAAAGCAGAAAACAGTATTGTGATGAAACGTAGTTTAGCCACTGGTTATGCAGGAGTGGATAATCCTTTATTTTATAAAGAAAATACAAAAATGCTTTTCGGTGATGCTAAAGCTAATGTTGACGCTTTATTAGTAGCATTGAGAGAAAAAACTAGCAAGGGGAAAGCTAACAATAAAGTTTTAGTAACTGCATAG